In a genomic window of Streptococcus oralis subsp. tigurinus:
- the crcB gene encoding fluoride efflux transporter CrcB: MKKEQFYPLGIFLAAMVGGLVRYLISTWLPASPDFPWSTLLVNYLGIFCLVYLVKGYLVYKESSKGLVLALGTGFCGGLTTFSSLMLDAVKLLDTGRYLSLGIYLFLSIGGGLLLAYVLGRKKW, encoded by the coding sequence ATGAAAAAAGAGCAATTCTATCCGCTAGGAATTTTTCTGGCTGCAATGGTGGGAGGCCTTGTCCGCTATCTCATTTCCACTTGGTTACCAGCCAGTCCAGACTTTCCATGGAGTACCCTCCTTGTCAACTATCTGGGCATTTTCTGCCTGGTCTATCTGGTGAAAGGCTATCTGGTCTATAAGGAAAGCAGTAAAGGTTTGGTTTTGGCGCTGGGGACGGGTTTTTGCGGAGGTTTAACAACCTTTTCTAGCTTAATGCTTGATGCTGTGAAATTGCTCGATACCGGGCGTTATCTTAGTTTAGGCATCTACTTATTTTTGAGCATTGGTGGAGGTCTGCTCTTGGCTTATGTTCTAGGGAGGAAGAAATGGTAA
- a CDS encoding chorismate mutase has product MDLNSIRQEIDQIDDQIVKLLEERMHLVEGVVAYKKASGMPILDTKREEVIFEKVRSRVEDKRYQETIVATFSDILKRSREYQDQNIK; this is encoded by the coding sequence ATGGATTTAAATAGTATTCGGCAAGAAATTGATCAAATAGACGACCAAATCGTCAAGCTCCTAGAAGAACGGATGCACTTAGTTGAAGGGGTTGTCGCTTATAAGAAAGCATCTGGTATGCCAATCTTAGATACTAAGAGAGAAGAAGTTATTTTTGAAAAAGTCAGAAGTCGTGTAGAAGATAAGCGCTATCAGGAGACTATTGTCGCAACTTTTTCGGACATACTCAAACGTTCGCGTGAATATCAGGATCAAAACATCAAATGA
- a CDS encoding flavodoxin has translation MALAKIVFASMTGNTEEIADIVADKLRDLGLDVDVDECTTVDASDFLEADIAIVATYTYGDGELPDEMMDFYEDLADLNLNGKIYGVVGSGDTFYDEFCKAVDDFDRVFVATGAEKGSECVKVDLSAEEEDIERLEQFAEELAAKVG, from the coding sequence ATGGCATTAGCAAAAATTGTATTTGCCAGTATGACCGGTAATACCGAAGAGATTGCAGATATTGTTGCAGATAAATTGCGTGACTTGGGTTTGGATGTCGATGTTGATGAATGTACGACTGTTGACGCTTCAGACTTTTTGGAAGCAGACATCGCAATCGTTGCGACTTACACTTACGGAGATGGAGAATTGCCAGATGAGATGATGGACTTCTACGAAGACCTAGCAGATCTCAACTTGAATGGGAAAATCTATGGAGTTGTTGGTTCAGGTGACACCTTCTACGACGAATTCTGTAAGGCTGTTGATGACTTTGATCGTGTATTTGTAGCGACAGGAGCAGAAAAAGGTTCAGAGTGTGTTAAAGTGGACCTCTCTGCCGAAGAAGAAGACATCGAACGCTTGGAACAATTCGCAGAAGAATTGGCTGCAAAAGTAGGATAA
- a CDS encoding DHH family phosphoesterase: protein MEICQQILEQIKKYDTIIIHRHMRADPDALGSQVGLKELLQYNFPEKKIKVVGYDLPTLTWLATMDQVENDEFEGSLAIVCDTANTARIDDKRYLKAETIIKIDHHPNDEEYGDLVWIDTSSSSASEMIAIFAEENNLELSDNAAYLLTAGIIGDTGRFLYPSTSARTLRIASHLRAFDFDYAGLTRKMDTISYKIAKLQGYIYDHLEVDENGVARVLLSQEVLKQFNVTDAETAAIVGAPGRIDSVSLWGIFVEQTDGHYRVRLRSKIHPINEIAKEHDGGGHPLASGANSYSLEENEIIYQKLKNLLKN, encoded by the coding sequence ATGGAAATTTGCCAGCAAATTTTAGAACAAATTAAAAAATACGATACAATTATTATCCACCGCCACATGAGAGCGGATCCCGATGCGTTGGGGAGTCAAGTAGGACTTAAAGAGTTGCTCCAATATAATTTTCCTGAAAAAAAGATCAAGGTTGTTGGTTATGATTTACCGACTTTAACTTGGCTAGCCACAATGGATCAAGTTGAAAATGATGAATTCGAGGGTTCTCTTGCGATTGTTTGTGATACGGCTAATACTGCTCGTATTGATGATAAGCGCTATCTTAAGGCAGAGACCATCATTAAGATTGACCACCATCCAAACGATGAGGAATACGGCGATTTGGTCTGGATTGATACCAGCTCTAGTAGTGCTAGTGAAATGATCGCAATCTTTGCTGAAGAGAACAATCTTGAACTCTCTGACAATGCAGCTTATCTTTTGACTGCTGGAATCATTGGTGATACAGGCCGTTTTCTCTATCCTTCCACTTCTGCAAGAACACTTCGTATCGCCAGTCATCTGAGAGCATTTGATTTTGATTATGCTGGTTTGACACGCAAGATGGATACCATTAGCTATAAGATTGCAAAACTTCAAGGCTACATCTACGACCATCTAGAAGTTGATGAAAACGGAGTTGCTCGCGTTCTTCTAAGTCAAGAAGTCTTGAAACAATTCAATGTTACCGATGCTGAAACTGCAGCCATTGTCGGTGCACCTGGACGCATTGACAGTGTGAGTCTATGGGGAATTTTTGTGGAGCAGACTGATGGCCACTACCGTGTTCGCTTACGCAGTAAAATCCATCCTATCAATGAAATTGCCAAGGAACATGATGGTGGAGGCCACCCTCTAGCAAGTGGTGCCAATTCCTATAGCCTAGAGGAAAACGAAATCATCTACCAAAAGTTAAAAAACTTACTTAAAAACTGA
- a CDS encoding type B 50S ribosomal protein L31, with product MKKDIHPEYRPVVFMDTTTGYKFLSGSTKRSNETVEFEGETYPLIRVEISSDSHPFYTGRQKFTQADGRVDRFNKKYGLK from the coding sequence ATGAAAAAAGATATCCATCCAGAATATCGCCCAGTTGTCTTCATGGACACAACTACTGGTTACAAATTCCTTAGCGGTTCAACTAAACGCTCTAACGAAACTGTTGAGTTCGAAGGCGAAACTTACCCATTGATCCGTGTGGAAATTTCATCAGACTCACACCCATTCTACACTGGACGTCAAAAGTTCACTCAAGCAGATGGACGTGTGGATCGTTTCAACAAAAAATACGGTCTCAAATAA
- a CDS encoding Nramp family divalent metal transporter, producing the protein MSSYEKVSLSEINQSIETPNNNHFWQNLKAFLGPGALVAVGYMDPGNWITSVVGGASYKYSLLFVILISSIIAMQLQQMAGKLGIVTRMDLAQATAHHAPKWLRYSLWVILELALMATDLAEVLGSAIALNLLFKIPIMIAILLTVLDVFLLLLLMKFGFKKIEAIVTTLILTILAIFAYLVALSNPSIQGIIGGYLPTSTLFETPLPGHESQLTLALGIVGATVMPHNLYLHSSLSQTRKINHKDKKDVRKAVRFMTWDSNLQLSLAFIVNSLLLILGASLFFGHASEISAFSQMYNALQDSTIAGAIASSTLSTLFALALLASGQNSTITGTLTGQIVMEGFLHLRLPQWIIRIGTRIFALIPVIIVAVLFGHQEKTLDQLLVYSQVFLSIALPFSIFPLIYLTSKKSLMGEFTNAKWNTILGYAVSIILTILNIKLLFDIF; encoded by the coding sequence ATGTCCTCTTATGAAAAAGTCTCTCTTTCTGAGATCAATCAATCTATTGAGACTCCAAATAACAATCATTTTTGGCAAAATCTAAAAGCATTTTTAGGACCTGGTGCACTTGTGGCAGTTGGCTACATGGATCCAGGAAACTGGATCACCAGCGTGGTTGGTGGCGCCTCCTACAAGTACAGCCTTTTATTTGTTATTTTAATTTCATCCATCATTGCTATGCAGTTACAACAGATGGCTGGAAAGCTCGGTATCGTGACTAGGATGGACCTAGCGCAGGCAACGGCTCATCATGCTCCCAAGTGGCTTCGCTATAGTTTATGGGTGATTTTAGAATTAGCTTTAATGGCGACAGATTTGGCTGAAGTTTTAGGTTCAGCAATTGCCTTAAATCTTTTGTTTAAAATACCGATTATGATTGCTATCCTTCTAACCGTTTTAGATGTATTTTTGTTACTTTTATTGATGAAATTTGGTTTCAAAAAAATTGAAGCCATTGTTACGACTCTTATTTTAACCATATTAGCCATCTTTGCCTATCTTGTGGCCTTATCCAATCCAAGTATCCAGGGGATTATTGGTGGTTATTTACCAACTTCAACTTTATTTGAAACACCGTTACCAGGTCATGAAAGTCAATTGACCTTGGCTCTAGGGATTGTAGGTGCGACAGTCATGCCCCATAATCTCTATCTCCATTCCTCTCTATCCCAAACAAGGAAAATCAATCACAAAGATAAGAAGGATGTTCGAAAAGCAGTACGCTTTATGACCTGGGATTCAAATCTTCAGTTGTCCCTAGCCTTTATTGTCAATTCCTTGCTTCTCATTTTAGGTGCCTCCCTCTTTTTTGGTCATGCATCTGAAATTTCAGCTTTCTCCCAAATGTACAATGCTTTACAGGATTCGACGATAGCAGGAGCAATAGCCAGCTCAACCTTGTCAACTTTATTTGCTCTAGCCCTCTTAGCAAGTGGTCAAAATTCGACCATTACAGGCACTTTGACAGGACAGATTGTCATGGAAGGTTTCTTACATCTAAGATTACCTCAGTGGATTATCCGTATCGGTACACGTATTTTTGCCTTGATCCCTGTGATTATAGTCGCCGTCTTGTTTGGACATCAAGAAAAAACCTTGGATCAGTTATTGGTCTATTCACAGGTCTTTCTTTCAATCGCTCTTCCGTTTTCAATCTTCCCCTTGATTTATTTGACCTCTAAGAAGTCACTTATGGGTGAATTTACCAATGCCAAGTGGAACACAATCCTAGGTTACGCAGTTTCAATCATCTTGACCATTCTTAACATCAAGCTTCTTTTCGATATTTTTTAA
- the carB gene encoding carbamoyl-phosphate synthase large subunit, producing the protein MPKRTDIQKIMVIGSGPIIIGQAAEFDYAGTQACLSLKEEGYEVVLVNSNPATIMTDKEIADKVYIEPITLEFVTRILRKERPDALLPTLGGQTGLNMAMELSKNGILDELGVELLGTKLSAIDQAEDRDLFKQLMEELEQPIPESEIVNTVEEAIAFAASIGYPVIVRPAFTLGGTGGGMCANEEELREIAENGLKLSPVTQCLIERSIAGFKEIEYEVMRDSADNALVVCNMENFDPVGIHTGDSIVFAPAQTMSDYENQMLRDASLSIIRALKIEGGCNVQLALDPHSFKYYVIEVNPRVSRSSALASKATGYPIAKLAAKIAVGLTLDEVINPVTGSTYAMFEPALDYVVAKIPRFPFDKFEKGERRLGTQMKATGEVMAIGRNIEESLLKACRSLEIGVHHNEMPELATVSDDALIEKVVKAQDDRLFYVSEAIRRGYTPEEIAELTKIDIFYLDKLLHIFEIEQELGAHPQDLEVLKTAKLNGFSDRKIAELWKTTADQVRQLRLENKIIPVYKMVDTCAAEFDSETPYFYSTYGWENESIKSDKESVLVLGSGPIRIGQGVEFDYATVHSVKAIQAAGYEAIIMNSNPETVSTDFSVSDKLYFEPLTFEDVMNVIDLEQPKGVIVQFGGQTAINLAEPLAKAGVTILGTQVADLDRAEDRDLFEQALKDLDIPQPPGQTATNEEEAVLAARKIGFPVLVRPSYVLGGRAMEIVENEEDLRSYMRTAVKASPDHPVLVDSYIVGQECEVDAISDGENVLIPGIMEHIERAGVHSGDSMAVYPPQTLSQKVQETIADYTKRLAIGLNCLGMMNIQFVIKDEKVYVIEVNPRASRTVPFLSKVTNIPMAQVATKLILGQSLEELGYQDGLYPESTRVHIKAPVFSFTKLAKVDSLLGPEMKSTGEVMGSDTTLEKALYKAFEASYLHLPTFGNVVFTIADDAKDEALDLARRFQNIGYGILATEGTAAFFASHGLEAQPVGKIGDDEQDIPSYVRKGKVQAIINTVGTKRTADEDGEQIRRSAIEHGVPLFTALDTANAMLRVLESRSFVTEAI; encoded by the coding sequence ATGCCTAAACGTACTGATATTCAAAAAATTATGGTGATTGGTTCTGGTCCGATTATTATTGGTCAGGCTGCTGAGTTTGACTACGCTGGGACCCAGGCTTGCTTGTCTTTGAAAGAGGAGGGCTATGAGGTTGTTTTGGTGAACTCAAACCCTGCAACCATCATGACGGACAAGGAGATTGCTGATAAGGTTTACATCGAACCGATTACACTTGAGTTTGTGACACGTATTCTTCGTAAGGAACGTCCAGATGCCTTGCTACCAACACTTGGTGGTCAGACAGGTCTCAACATGGCCATGGAATTGTCTAAAAACGGTATCCTTGATGAGCTTGGTGTTGAACTTCTGGGAACTAAATTATCTGCCATTGATCAAGCGGAAGATCGTGACCTCTTTAAACAATTGATGGAAGAGCTTGAGCAACCAATCCCTGAATCTGAAATTGTCAACACAGTTGAAGAAGCTATTGCCTTTGCGGCGTCAATTGGCTATCCTGTTATAGTTCGTCCAGCCTTTACCCTTGGTGGTACTGGTGGCGGTATGTGTGCCAACGAGGAAGAATTGCGTGAAATCGCTGAAAATGGGTTGAAATTGTCACCTGTTACCCAATGTTTGATTGAACGTTCCATTGCCGGTTTCAAGGAAATTGAATACGAAGTCATGCGTGATTCAGCTGACAATGCCCTCGTTGTTTGTAACATGGAAAACTTTGACCCAGTTGGGATTCATACAGGGGATTCTATTGTATTTGCTCCTGCGCAAACCATGTCGGACTATGAAAACCAAATGCTCCGTGACGCGAGCTTGAGCATTATCCGCGCTCTCAAGATTGAAGGTGGGTGTAACGTTCAGCTGGCCCTTGATCCGCATAGCTTCAAGTACTATGTTATCGAAGTAAACCCTCGTGTATCGCGTTCGTCAGCCCTTGCTTCTAAGGCGACGGGTTATCCGATTGCCAAATTAGCTGCCAAGATTGCTGTCGGTTTGACCCTGGATGAGGTCATCAACCCAGTTACAGGTTCAACTTATGCCATGTTTGAGCCAGCCCTTGACTACGTCGTTGCGAAAATTCCACGTTTCCCATTTGACAAGTTTGAAAAAGGTGAGCGTCGTCTTGGAACTCAGATGAAAGCGACTGGGGAAGTCATGGCCATTGGTCGTAACATCGAGGAATCTCTTCTAAAAGCCTGTCGTTCACTTGAAATTGGGGTTCACCACAATGAAATGCCTGAACTGGCAACCGTTTCTGATGATGCCTTGATTGAAAAGGTTGTCAAGGCCCAAGACGACCGTCTCTTCTACGTATCAGAAGCTATTCGCCGTGGTTACACACCAGAAGAAATTGCTGAATTGACTAAGATTGATATCTTTTATCTTGATAAGCTCTTGCACATCTTTGAAATTGAGCAAGAATTGGGTGCCCATCCACAAGATCTAGAAGTCTTGAAAACAGCTAAACTCAATGGATTTTCAGACCGTAAGATTGCTGAACTCTGGAAAACGACAGCTGACCAAGTTCGCCAACTTCGTTTGGAAAACAAGATTATCCCAGTCTACAAGATGGTTGATACTTGTGCGGCAGAGTTTGACTCTGAAACACCATATTTCTATTCAACATATGGTTGGGAAAATGAATCTATCAAATCTGATAAGGAATCTGTACTTGTCCTAGGTTCAGGTCCAATCCGTATCGGACAAGGAGTTGAGTTTGACTACGCAACTGTTCACTCAGTTAAGGCTATCCAGGCTGCTGGCTATGAAGCTATCATCATGAACTCAAATCCAGAGACCGTTTCTACAGACTTCTCTGTGTCTGACAAGCTCTACTTTGAACCATTGACATTCGAAGATGTCATGAATGTTATCGATTTGGAACAACCAAAAGGTGTTATTGTTCAGTTTGGTGGTCAAACAGCCATCAACCTTGCGGAGCCTTTGGCAAAAGCAGGTGTGACCATCCTTGGTACCCAAGTAGCTGACTTGGACCGTGCCGAAGACCGTGACCTCTTTGAACAAGCCCTTAAAGACTTGGATATTCCACAGCCACCAGGTCAAACGGCTACCAATGAAGAAGAAGCAGTGCTTGCAGCTCGCAAGATTGGTTTCCCAGTCCTCGTTCGCCCATCTTATGTCTTGGGGGGACGTGCTATGGAAATTGTAGAAAACGAAGAAGACCTTCGTTCTTACATGCGTACCGCTGTTAAGGCTAGTCCAGACCACCCAGTACTTGTTGACTCTTACATCGTTGGGCAAGAGTGTGAAGTTGATGCCATTTCAGACGGAGAAAATGTCCTTATCCCTGGTATCATGGAACATATCGAACGTGCCGGTGTTCACTCAGGTGACTCAATGGCCGTTTACCCACCACAAACCTTGTCGCAAAAGGTTCAGGAAACCATCGCAGACTATACCAAACGCCTAGCAATTGGTCTTAACTGTCTTGGCATGATGAACATCCAGTTTGTCATCAAGGATGAAAAAGTTTATGTGATTGAGGTTAATCCACGTGCCAGCCGTACAGTGCCATTCCTTTCTAAGGTAACTAATATTCCTATGGCTCAGGTAGCGACTAAGCTGATTCTTGGGCAAAGTCTTGAAGAACTTGGCTACCAAGATGGACTTTATCCTGAAAGTACTCGCGTTCATATCAAGGCTCCAGTCTTCTCCTTTACCAAACTAGCTAAGGTAGACAGCTTGCTCGGCCCTGAAATGAAGTCAACAGGTGAAGTCATGGGTTCTGATACGACTTTGGAAAAAGCTCTCTATAAAGCTTTTGAAGCTTCTTACTTACACTTGCCAACCTTTGGGAATGTGGTCTTCACCATCGCTGATGATGCCAAAGATGAAGCCTTGGACTTGGCTCGCCGTTTCCAAAATATCGGCTACGGTATCCTCGCGACAGAAGGGACAGCAGCCTTCTTTGCCAGTCATGGACTCGAAGCCCAACCTGTTGGTAAGATTGGTGACGATGAACAGGATATCCCAAGCTATGTCCGTAAAGGAAAAGTCCAAGCGATCATCAATACTGTCGGAACCAAACGAACTGCTGACGAAGATGGTGAGCAAATCCGTCGTTCAGCCATTGAACACGGTGTGCCACTTTTTACAGCCTTAGATACAGCTAATGCCATGCTTAGAGTGCTTGAAAGCCGTAGTTTTGTCACAGAAGCGATCTAG
- a CDS encoding carbamoyl phosphate synthase small subunit: MTKRLLVLEDGTVFEGKAFGADIDVTGEIVFNTGMTGYQESITDQSYNGQILTFTYPLVGNYGINRDDYESIIPTCKGVVVFEEARRASNWRNQMTLDEFLKAKKIPGISGIDTRALTKIIRKHGTMRATLTHVGDSMDHVTDQLQATVLPTDNIKQVSTKTSYPAPGVGLSVVLVDFGLKHSILRELSKRNCNVTVVPYSTTAEEILHLNPDGVMLSNGPGNPEDVPEALDMIRGVQGKIPIFGICMGHQLFAMANGAKTYKMKFGHRGFNHAVREIATGRIDFTSQNHGYAVSREDLPDHLIITHEEINDKSVEGVRHRYQPGFSVQFHPDAAPGPHDASYLFDEFIEMMEAFKQAN; this comes from the coding sequence ATGACAAAAAGACTTCTAGTATTAGAAGATGGCACAGTTTTTGAAGGCAAGGCCTTCGGAGCAGATATTGATGTAACAGGCGAAATCGTCTTTAATACAGGGATGACCGGCTATCAAGAATCCATTACAGACCAGTCTTATAATGGACAAATCTTGACCTTTACCTATCCTTTGGTGGGAAATTATGGAATTAACCGTGATGATTACGAATCCATTATTCCGACTTGTAAGGGAGTTGTCGTTTTCGAAGAAGCGCGTAGAGCAAGTAACTGGCGCAACCAAATGACCTTGGATGAATTTTTGAAAGCTAAGAAAATCCCTGGTATTTCAGGAATTGACACCCGTGCACTTACCAAGATTATTCGTAAGCATGGTACTATGCGTGCAACCTTGACTCATGTTGGAGACAGTATGGACCATGTGACGGATCAGCTCCAAGCAACAGTCCTTCCGACAGATAATATCAAGCAGGTTTCTACTAAAACTTCATATCCAGCTCCTGGAGTTGGTTTGAGTGTGGTCTTAGTAGACTTTGGGCTCAAGCACTCAATCTTACGTGAACTTTCCAAGCGCAACTGTAATGTGACCGTCGTTCCGTACTCAACAACGGCGGAAGAAATTCTCCACCTCAATCCTGATGGAGTTATGTTGTCAAATGGTCCAGGTAACCCAGAAGACGTTCCAGAAGCACTGGACATGATTCGTGGTGTGCAAGGGAAAATTCCAATCTTTGGTATCTGTATGGGTCATCAACTCTTTGCTATGGCAAACGGGGCAAAGACTTACAAGATGAAGTTTGGTCACCGTGGCTTTAACCATGCAGTACGTGAAATTGCTACAGGTCGTATAGACTTCACCAGCCAGAACCATGGTTATGCAGTCAGCCGCGAGGATTTGCCAGATCATTTGATCATTACCCACGAAGAAATCAATGACAAATCAGTTGAAGGAGTTCGCCACAGATACCAACCAGGTTTTTCTGTACAATTCCACCCAGACGCAGCTCCTGGTCCACACGACGCAAGCTACCTATTTGATGAATTTATCGAGATGATGGAAGCCTTTAAACAAGCAAACTAA
- a CDS encoding aspartate carbamoyltransferase catalytic subunit, protein MSENQQALNHVVSMEDLTVDQVMKLIKRGIEFKNGAQLPYEDHPIVSNLFFEDSTRTHKSFEVAEIKLGLERLDFDVKTSSVNKGETLYDTILTLSALGVDVCVIRHPEVDYYKELIASPTITTSIINGGDGSGQHPSQSLLDLMTIYEEFGHFEGLKVAIAGDLDHSRVAKSNMQILKRLGAELFFAGPEEWRSQEFADYGQFVTIDEIVDQVDVLMLLRVQHERHESGAVFSKEDYHAQHGLNQERYNRLKETAIIMHPAPVNRDVEIADHLVEAPKSRIVQQMTNGVFVRMAILESVLASRNAN, encoded by the coding sequence ATGTCAGAAAATCAACAAGCATTGAACCATGTGGTTTCCATGGAAGACCTCACTGTTGATCAAGTGATGAAATTGATCAAACGAGGGATTGAGTTTAAAAACGGAGCCCAGCTCCCTTATGAAGACCATCCGATTGTTTCCAATCTTTTCTTTGAGGATTCTACACGGACGCATAAATCTTTTGAAGTGGCAGAGATTAAGCTAGGGCTGGAGCGACTTGACTTTGATGTGAAGACCAGCTCAGTAAACAAGGGTGAGACACTTTATGATACCATCTTAACCTTGTCTGCGCTTGGTGTAGATGTCTGCGTGATTCGCCACCCAGAGGTCGATTATTACAAAGAACTGATTGCGAGTCCAACCATTACGACTTCCATTATCAATGGTGGAGATGGTTCAGGTCAACACCCTAGCCAGAGCCTGCTTGATTTGATGACCATTTATGAGGAATTTGGTCACTTTGAGGGTCTCAAGGTTGCTATTGCAGGTGACTTGGACCACTCACGTGTTGCCAAATCCAATATGCAGATTTTGAAACGCTTGGGTGCTGAACTCTTTTTTGCAGGGCCTGAGGAATGGAGAAGTCAAGAGTTTGCGGACTATGGACAGTTTGTAACTATTGATGAGATTGTTGATCAGGTGGATGTTTTGATGTTACTCCGAGTTCAACATGAACGCCACGAAAGTGGAGCCGTTTTTTCAAAAGAAGATTACCATGCTCAACACGGCTTGAACCAAGAGCGCTATAATCGCTTAAAAGAAACAGCAATCATTATGCATCCTGCTCCAGTTAATCGAGATGTGGAAATTGCTGACCACTTGGTTGAAGCGCCAAAATCACGCATTGTCCAACAAATGACCAACGGTGTCTTTGTTCGAATGGCAATCTTAGAATCCGTATTGGCGAGTAGAAACGCCAACTAA
- the pyrR gene encoding bifunctional pyr operon transcriptional regulator/uracil phosphoribosyltransferase PyrR, which translates to MKTKEVVDELTVKRAITRITYEIIERNKDLNKIILAGIKTRGVFIAHRIKERLEQLENITVPVVELDTKPFRDDVKSGEDTSLISVDVTDREVILVDDVLYTGRTIRAAIDNIVGHGRPARVSLAVLVDRGHRELPIRPDYVGKNIPTSRSEEIIVEMTELDGQDRVLITEEA; encoded by the coding sequence ATGAAGACAAAAGAAGTTGTAGACGAATTGACTGTCAAACGAGCGATTACGCGAATTACTTATGAGATTATCGAGCGCAATAAAGATTTGAATAAAATTATCTTAGCTGGGATAAAAACGCGTGGTGTTTTCATCGCTCATCGTATCAAAGAGCGCTTGGAGCAGTTGGAAAACATCACAGTTCCTGTTGTGGAATTGGACACTAAACCTTTCCGTGACGATGTTAAAAGCGGAGAAGATACTTCTTTGATTTCTGTTGATGTGACTGACCGTGAAGTTATCTTGGTGGATGATGTACTCTATACAGGCCGTACCATCCGTGCCGCTATTGATAATATTGTTGGTCATGGTCGTCCTGCGCGAGTGAGTTTAGCAGTTCTAGTCGATCGTGGACATAGAGAATTGCCAATTCGTCCAGATTACGTCGGGAAAAATATCCCAACCAGTCGTTCTGAAGAAATCATCGTAGAGATGACAGAACTTGATGGCCAAGACAGAGTTCTGATTACTGAAGAAGCTTAG
- the nth gene encoding endonuclease III translates to MVLSKKRARHVIEEIIALFPDAKPSLDFTNHFELLVAVMLSAQTTDAAVNKATPGLFAAFPTPHAMSVATESEIASHISRLGLYRNKAKFLKKCAQQLLDDFDGQVPQTREELESLAGVGRKTANVVLSVGFGIPAFAVDTHVERICKHHDIVKKSATPLEVEKRVMDVLPPEEWLAAHQAMIYFGRAICHPKNPECDHYPQLYDFSNV, encoded by the coding sequence ATGGTTTTATCCAAGAAACGTGCCCGTCATGTCATAGAGGAAATCATTGCCCTTTTTCCAGATGCTAAGCCTAGTCTTGATTTTACCAATCATTTTGAACTCTTGGTTGCGGTGATGTTGTCAGCTCAGACGACAGATGCAGCGGTAAATAAGGCCACACCAGGTCTCTTCGCTGCCTTTCCAACACCACATGCCATGTCTGTCGCGACTGAAAGTGAAATTGCTTCACACATTTCTCGTCTGGGACTGTATCGAAATAAGGCTAAATTCCTTAAAAAATGTGCCCAACAGTTACTAGACGATTTTGATGGTCAAGTGCCTCAGACTCGAGAGGAATTAGAAAGTCTAGCTGGTGTTGGTCGTAAAACAGCAAATGTAGTATTGAGTGTGGGCTTTGGAATTCCTGCTTTTGCAGTGGACACTCATGTGGAGCGTATCTGTAAGCATCACGATATCGTTAAAAAATCAGCTACGCCACTTGAAGTAGAAAAACGTGTCATGGACGTTCTGCCACCAGAAGAATGGTTAGCAGCCCACCAGGCCATGATTTACTTTGGACGAGCTATCTGTCATCCTAAAAATCCAGAATGTGACCACTATCCCCAGTTATATGATTTTAGCAATGTTTAA
- a CDS encoding YceD family protein, whose protein sequence is MKLHIQEISKQPEGLHFEQALDLAADLRKRNQEILDVKDILAVGKVQYEDRLYFLDYQLSYTIVLASSRSMEPVELDESYPVTEVFMEGETNQLDQEVLDDDLVLPIENGEIDLAESVADNILLNIPIKVLTAEEEAGQGFVSGNDWKIMTEEEYQAQQAVKKEENSPFAGLQGLFNGDE, encoded by the coding sequence ATGAAGTTACATATTCAAGAAATTAGTAAGCAGCCTGAAGGTCTACACTTTGAACAAGCTTTAGACCTGGCAGCAGACTTGCGTAAACGAAATCAAGAAATTTTAGATGTCAAAGATATCCTTGCTGTTGGGAAGGTGCAGTACGAAGACCGTCTGTATTTCTTAGACTATCAGTTGTCATATACCATTGTTCTTGCTTCAAGTCGTAGTATGGAGCCAGTTGAGTTAGATGAATCTTATCCAGTCACAGAAGTTTTCATGGAAGGAGAGACCAACCAACTGGACCAGGAAGTTCTAGACGATGACTTAGTCTTGCCTATCGAAAATGGGGAAATTGACCTTGCTGAGAGCGTAGCAGATAATATTCTGCTCAATATTCCTATCAAAGTCTTGACGGCAGAAGAAGAGGCGGGCCAAGGTTTTGTGTCAGGAAATGACTGGAAAATCATGACTGAGGAAGAATACCAAGCCCAACAAGCAGTCAAGAAAGAAGAAAACAGTCCATTTGCTGGCTTGCAAGGACTATTTAATGGAGACGAGTAG